DNA sequence from the Manduca sexta isolate Smith_Timp_Sample1 chromosome 25, JHU_Msex_v1.0, whole genome shotgun sequence genome:
GTGGTGTATCAACGCCACAGTGCATTGTGATAATGGCAGGTCAAAGAGTAATGTCAGTCAATTATAATCATACCTTGCACTTTCAATATGCTTTAGGCCAGCTGCAACAAGTTtgtttattaattctattttaacATCAGTTGGTACAAATTTAGCCTCATTTTGAAGGCCATCTCTTGGCCCCACTTCATAAATTCGAATTTCTGATACATTAGTGCTCTgaaatattagaattatttaggaatttgcaatatattttatattgatagatACACCTTTGATAACACGAAAATTTCAAAGTAGCAATACAGTATTTacttgtcaaatatttttttcacagatttcttatatctttttatatatgGTTCAAATAACAAAGACatcataaacatattataatataggtactatacTATATACAGGTATATACAATATCACTTGTTAATTCTAATTCTATTACCACCTGCAACTTATCTACTTCACTGTGTGACATGAAAGTCTTTAGGTAAAAACATAAACAAGCACTATTTCTTCTACTAGTACTACAATCTTAGACTGTATTATATTGCTACGCGTAGTCAGGCTGGTAGGAAATAGacgacacaaatatttataaagtaataataaaatttgaaataactaCTTACAATCCATCGGTATTTACAACTTATCCTCCTTCCAACGTTAGAAGTCAgactcttaaaaaaaatcattttaatgtgtttattatataaGGCAGTAATTGGTACTTAGCGAATTAACTCAAGATGATATCTACATTTTCTTATCAAACTTATGTATatagtgaaaaataatttaaattccgCTTTCTAAACTTATTTTCGTTCagaacaaagagaatataatcactacgttttaagagacaggacttaatacaaggtaataaaatcgaatttacatggcatatcaataccaatatcacggaagaatacgtcaggaacgtcaaataacaatactaccaactgaacaaaatacatagtagtgagcactttttatcgatatcgataaattctactggtgggaatcgacgctaatgctactttgatgaaattcatataatgtattttcgagtccacattatcaatccaactcacgctatatagtgaacattttagcactataattacaaggctggactaaaatgaggactcgaaataaaatgaaaagctttcacatgttgaataataattgtattttaaaataaaatccttcattAACCATGTAGGctaatatagttgcacttatgataggtcaaggtacaatgagaatatttaattataaagtcaaaggatggtgacacttctttgtcacactcattgtttaaaaaaacatggcacggaaattcaaacaacatttcatcaggaagtggatcagctttcaaatttttcgatggtatggctgactttctaaggcgattgttctttttattaaagtctttgttattaaagtgagaaccacacacatatttcaaagtatgcagtTTTTCTCtgggaacatatatcaaatcttcttttcccacaacctgaactcactttcggcatctggaaatattttttaattgtaaataaattgcttattaaattatatttaagcctaaaatcataaacagtgaccaggcacattgattgctcaacgcatttttaagcacacacacacacacacatacacacacacaccgacacatacacgactttagtattttttgtcctgatgatcagttatcatcttactaatattataaagcgtgtgcatgcaattgtatgtttattattcgtacccgcaaaaaaatctaaaatgattgcgattaaacttggtatgtacATAGTtcgaattactactttttatcactatgttcccacagaatctggacctaaatgggtgaaaccacggagggcaaattgattaataaatttaaacaggtatcgatatcgataataataacaacatcactagtaacataatggtaattagaaaatgagaattttcattatttctaagctactttatttgcacgatgactaaaaacatctaattaatgcttacctgacctgatccaatggaaatttcgccataaatattctgcttttgtgacttattcgactggctcgatctccacaaatttcacacgtaatgaaacgttttttggtggcatgtctttaaaacgtattcacttacaccaacaaaaacactttttggtatatttttacttgtttgaataccaaataatacaaacataaatcaataaaacacaaatgtattccaaaacgtcaggaagtcaacaaacaataataatggcggtgagcaatagaaagagaaactgtactgagagagagagatagcagtatccgccattaaatgccatgtcaattccatacaaaagattttttgttccttgttgcgctagaCTGGTTCAGAAATTTTGTGTGGGTTTTTGGCATTTATAGATTTTAGGGATAGTGACGAATCAAAAATCGATTAACCGTAAAATCGATGTGCTACTTTAGAAAAAAGACTTTCAGTTgagcataaattaaacaatcctttacgttaaaaaataaagtttattttgtcgataatacatataataaaaacaatgtcatagcatttttacaattagcaattTTACATGTAAAGGTATGGTAGATATTTACTTTATCAAAACTCGAGAAAAAGCTGTTCGTTCAGTATCTTTTACCTGTTATTAAGTCGATACTTTGATATATGTTCAATTAATTATTCTTGATTTCCGATTTAAAACTAATCATTTTCACGAACTATTTATTCCTGAAACAATGACAACACAAGTGACAAGAAACGTCATATTTTATGTCACTTGTCACTTTCTTAAATACCACCTATCTATGGTGATTCGGTGAACGGATTTACCGGTAGAAATTGTAGCGATTTTCAAGCGAGCTcagaatatacttattataataatgggTAAATTGTTTAAACATATTTAGACTTGTATCcaattttattagtattcttttattaatttataaaatactttattttcagCGGTAAACAGTGCCACGTCTTTCGTGTTATCATCAATTTTAACCCTGCTGATATTCTCTGGAATGCAAATGTACAAACCTCTGTTGGTCAAATCGCCGATAACTATTATATTTGGAGGTTACCTCGGCTCTGTGATGTTCATGTTTTTCGTTACTGTAtccttttattatgataaagttTCATAATTGAGTCAAAACGATGCACctaatcacaacaaattggaattggaagAGATAGTAAAGCTATGTTTTGGACAGTGACAGGATGTTCGTCACATCACTTGTGGCTATCTTCAGAAAGGTcaaaatttttttattgctctatTTCCTGTATACATTATTTTGGTAACAAATAAAGTACTTAAATGCGTGATAGCTTAGTAGGGAGGGCAGACTGcctcaggttcaaaacctaagggcacactgctctgacttttctcaagttttctttgtgaattataacttgttttaataacaaaaggAAATTTTGTGGGGgacctgcatacctgacaagttctctatatgaattttgatgGAATGTGGAGTCTGCCAATGAACACTAGgtcagcgaggtggactaaggcttaatctctctcagtagtagagaaggtccaTGGCTATCAGTGAAACAGCATacattgcttttattattatcacattTAATTGTCTGAAGAAAAGATAtacttatatgaaaaaaattaataagtaatttttacatcCATAGATAATAAGTAGATATACAAAAGTCTTATTCTTCCACCAAGCAAGTATGCAAGCACCATTGTATTGATTTGTGGCCAATGTAAATCTGTTAATTTTAAGATTTAACATCCAATGTCAAGAGCGTAGTGCAGTTCTTTATACTTAAAAGTTCTAGATACAATTGACTATTTATGACAAGTTGTGGTGCTTACTATAAGGCAACAGAGTTAGTTtgctcaaaaatataaaaaaaattgtgttagaGATAAAGACTTCCATCTCAATCACTTTGTCTATCTGTCTGCTGAGAGTTATGTATCTTTTACTATTATTCTATAAGTTTCTACAGATTATTTCCTGAACAGTATATAACAGGCCGTGGGTAATCTTGAAGCGACACTGTTTGGCAAAAACTTCCAGCTGAAGTTGCCAGAAATTGTGCTGTCTATGGCAGTGTCATTGATTGCTGCTGGCATGGTGCATAGGATTTGTTTTACAACATGgtaactatattaattaattacatttttttcttctaaGACTTAAGAATTAAATTTACATCGTAACAAATAAGGGAATGTTATAggtgttatattaattttgtatgctCAAATTTAATTGTTTCAATTTTAGAGCTTTTAGTTTCATCTGGTATAAAATCCGATTTGATAACTAGAATGTTGTAATACAGATTAACCTGTAAAAAGATAAAAACGTcggaaaatttatttactaccgacagaccagaaaaataaaacactttgccatgtttagtaaaatattgaactaaTTTCTTGCACTGACAAGACATAAGTTTAAAACAACAAATCAACAATGATTACTCCATAGTTCCTCAACAGGTTTCTTATTTTC
Encoded proteins:
- the LOC115444964 gene encoding protein KRTCAP2 homolog, coding for MAVNSATSFVLSSILTLLIFSGMQMYKPLLVKSPITIIFGGYLGSVMFMFFVTAVGNLEATLFGKNFQLKLPEIVLSMAVSLIAAGMVHRICFTTCLIFSIITIYYMNKLSQKTYAVLAPPPAPVKTRRHK